One segment of Streptomyces sp. NA02950 DNA contains the following:
- a CDS encoding 1-acyl-sn-glycerol-3-phosphate acyltransferase — protein sequence MAELVYPPVIGVARTMFKALDLRFDIKGTENVPQRGGAVLVSNHIGYLDFVFCGLTALPAKRLVRFMAKESVFRHKVSGPLMRAMKHIPVDRAAGMDAYKHALKALRSGEIIGVFPEATISRSFTLKNFKSGAARLAQEAGVPLLPMALWGTQRLWTKGHKRALGRHHFPITMRVGEPMEADPAEPSDTLTDRLRGRVQELLEAAQRAYPVRPKSPEDTWWVPAHLGGTAPTPAEALALDRGR from the coding sequence ATGGCAGAGCTCGTCTACCCGCCGGTCATCGGCGTCGCCCGCACCATGTTCAAGGCGCTGGACCTGCGCTTCGACATCAAGGGCACCGAGAATGTCCCGCAGCGGGGCGGCGCGGTTCTGGTCAGCAACCACATCGGCTACCTCGACTTCGTCTTCTGCGGGCTGACCGCCCTTCCGGCGAAGCGGCTGGTGCGGTTCATGGCGAAGGAGTCGGTCTTCCGGCACAAGGTGTCCGGACCGCTGATGCGCGCCATGAAGCACATCCCGGTGGACCGGGCGGCGGGTATGGACGCGTACAAGCACGCCCTGAAGGCGCTGCGCTCGGGCGAGATCATCGGGGTGTTCCCGGAGGCGACCATCTCGCGCTCCTTCACCCTGAAGAACTTCAAGTCGGGTGCGGCGCGGCTGGCCCAGGAGGCGGGCGTGCCGCTGCTGCCGATGGCGCTGTGGGGCACCCAGCGGCTGTGGACCAAGGGCCACAAGCGGGCGCTGGGCCGCCATCACTTCCCGATCACCATGCGGGTCGGGGAGCCGATGGAGGCCGACCCCGCCGAGCCGTCGGACACCCTGACCGACCGGCTGCGCGGCCGGGTCCAGGAACTGCTGGAGGCAGCGCAGCGGGCCTATCCGGTACGGCCGAAGAGTCCGGAGGACACCTGGTGGGTCCCGGCCCACCTCGGCGGTACGGCGCCCACCCCGGCGGAGGCGCTGGCCCTGGACCGCGGCCGCTGA
- a CDS encoding low specificity L-threonine aldolase, which produces MRTDARRHHDPEIRGFASDNYAGAHPEILAALALANGGHQVSYGEDDYTAHLQFVMRSHFGPDAQAFPVFNGTGSNVVALQALTDRWGAVVCAETAHINVDECGAPERVGGLKLLTVPTDDGKLTPDLIDRQAWGWDDEHRAMPQVVSIAQNTELGTVYTVDEIRAICDHAHERGMKVHLDGARIANAAASLDVPMRSFTNVAGLDIVSFGGTKNGMLFGEAVVVLNPDAGRAMKHLRKLSMQLASKMRFVSVQLEALLARDLWLRNARQANAMARRLAEGVREVDGVKILYPVQANAVFARLPHDVSERLQKRYRFYFWDEAAGDVRWMCSYDTTEEDVDGFVAALKDEMGKA; this is translated from the coding sequence GTGAGGACCGACGCCCGTCGCCATCACGACCCCGAGATACGCGGCTTCGCCAGTGACAACTACGCGGGGGCGCACCCGGAGATCCTCGCCGCGCTCGCCCTCGCCAACGGAGGCCACCAGGTCTCCTACGGCGAGGACGACTACACGGCGCATCTCCAGTTCGTCATGCGCAGCCACTTCGGGCCCGACGCCCAGGCGTTCCCGGTCTTCAACGGCACCGGCTCCAACGTCGTCGCCCTCCAGGCCCTCACCGACCGCTGGGGCGCCGTCGTCTGTGCCGAGACCGCGCACATCAACGTCGACGAGTGCGGCGCCCCCGAGCGCGTCGGCGGGCTCAAGCTGCTCACCGTGCCCACCGATGACGGCAAGCTCACCCCCGACCTCATCGACCGCCAGGCCTGGGGCTGGGACGACGAGCACCGGGCGATGCCGCAGGTCGTCTCGATCGCCCAGAACACCGAACTGGGCACCGTCTACACGGTGGACGAGATCCGGGCCATCTGCGACCACGCCCATGAGCGGGGGATGAAGGTCCACCTCGACGGGGCCCGGATAGCCAACGCGGCCGCGTCCCTGGACGTGCCGATGCGGTCGTTCACCAATGTGGCGGGCTTGGACATCGTGTCGTTCGGCGGCACCAAGAACGGCATGCTGTTCGGCGAGGCCGTCGTGGTGCTCAACCCGGACGCCGGGCGCGCCATGAAGCATCTGCGCAAGCTTTCCATGCAGCTCGCCTCCAAGATGCGGTTCGTCTCCGTCCAGCTCGAGGCGCTGCTCGCACGCGATCTGTGGCTGCGCAACGCACGGCAGGCCAACGCCATGGCCCGGCGGCTGGCCGAGGGCGTCCGCGAGGTGGACGGGGTGAAGATCCTCTACCCGGTCCAGGCCAACGCGGTCTTCGCCCGGCTGCCGCACGATGTGAGCGAGCGCCTCCAGAAGCGGTACCGCTTCTACTTCTGGGACGAAGCGGCCGGCGATGTGCGCTGGATGTGTTCCTACGACACCACGGAGGAGGACGTCGACGGCTTCGTCGCGGCGCTGAAGGACGAGATGGGCAAGGCGTAG
- a CDS encoding SDR family NAD(P)-dependent oxidoreductase — MTTPTSSPTPNEPGDKGPLDGAVVAVAGAAGPAGRATLLRLAEAGATVVASDADPARLAEAVDAARYAHGGATVTGDTVDLLDLGATREWADRTEKEFGRVDGLVHLVGGWRGSKTFADAPLADWDTLHNLLIRTAQHTSLAFHDALQRSGKGRYVLISAAGASQPTAGNAAYAAAKAAAEAWTLALGDSFRKLGGEGGPSAAAVILVIKALVHDAMRAERPNAKFAGFTDAKELAEAITGVWDRPAQEVNGTRLWLTPKP, encoded by the coding sequence ATGACCACACCGACGTCGAGCCCGACCCCCAACGAGCCGGGCGACAAGGGCCCGCTCGACGGCGCGGTCGTGGCGGTGGCGGGGGCGGCCGGCCCCGCGGGCCGCGCCACACTGCTCCGGCTCGCCGAGGCCGGAGCCACCGTCGTGGCCTCCGACGCCGACCCCGCCCGGCTGGCCGAGGCGGTGGACGCCGCCCGTTACGCCCATGGCGGCGCCACCGTCACCGGCGACACCGTGGACCTGCTGGACCTGGGGGCGACCCGGGAGTGGGCCGACCGCACCGAGAAGGAGTTCGGCCGGGTCGACGGCCTGGTGCACCTGGTCGGCGGCTGGCGCGGCAGCAAGACCTTCGCCGACGCCCCGCTCGCCGACTGGGACACCCTCCACAATCTGCTGATCCGCACCGCCCAGCACACCTCGCTCGCCTTCCACGACGCCCTCCAGCGCAGCGGCAAGGGCCGCTATGTGCTGATCAGCGCGGCGGGCGCGTCCCAGCCCACCGCGGGCAACGCCGCGTACGCCGCGGCCAAGGCCGCCGCCGAGGCATGGACGCTCGCGCTCGGCGACTCCTTCCGCAAGCTGGGGGGCGAGGGCGGACCGTCGGCCGCCGCTGTCATCCTGGTGATCAAGGCGCTGGTGCACGACGCCATGCGCGCGGAGCGCCCCAACGCGAAGTTCGCGGGCTTCACGGACGCCAAGGAGCTGGCCGAGGCCATCACCGGAGTCTGGGACCGGCCCGCCCAGGAAGTGAACGGAACCCGTCTGTGGCTGACCCCCAAGCCGTGA
- a CDS encoding DUF6421 family protein, giving the protein MTEILSSAIADGGVLPAERVVEHPAWPTLKDAVETIRPWQSKDGSIDFDAEGAPSRATAAAAADRVIKAIEELAPLLPHNAEYHRALVADLRRWADGGFGVPDFLDSLLAFQPAQGRTDGLQHLVVFPMYTQNGNPNRNLEAVVLRMVWPDWLAELERTRYDNPLYIGIAFEDFTAGYDTNSAVLFPETIAVREAPERFSWGGIFCDREAARFRRVSQAAVRALGIELPEDIAEMLADQSRCQEAFALWDMVHDRTHSHGDLPFDPFMIKQRQPFWMYGLEELRCDLTAFKEAVKLEAEGVAQARDVQYAVIFDRMFRFPVTGDRVRNYDGLGGQLLFAYLHQHDVVRWTDNTLHIDWSRASQVTNQLCGEIEKLYRDGIDRPKLVHWFKAYELVSTYLAPHPGSVWAKGPDALDLTQPPRKLVDDVLPDEFPLSMFYEALAKKLRDVVASTKGITADADDVRAAA; this is encoded by the coding sequence ATGACGGAAATCCTTTCGTCCGCCATAGCGGACGGTGGTGTTCTGCCTGCGGAGCGTGTTGTTGAGCACCCCGCGTGGCCGACTCTGAAGGATGCTGTCGAAACGATTCGCCCCTGGCAGTCCAAGGACGGTTCGATCGACTTCGACGCGGAGGGCGCACCCTCCCGCGCCACCGCCGCGGCCGCCGCCGATCGGGTGATCAAAGCGATCGAGGAGCTGGCCCCGCTGCTCCCGCACAACGCCGAGTACCACCGTGCGCTGGTCGCCGATCTGCGCCGCTGGGCCGACGGCGGTTTCGGGGTGCCCGACTTCCTGGACTCGCTGCTGGCCTTCCAGCCCGCCCAGGGGCGGACCGACGGCCTCCAGCACCTGGTCGTCTTCCCCATGTACACACAGAACGGCAACCCCAACCGCAATCTGGAAGCCGTCGTGCTGCGCATGGTCTGGCCGGACTGGCTGGCCGAGCTGGAGCGCACCCGCTACGACAACCCGCTCTACATCGGCATCGCCTTCGAGGACTTCACGGCCGGCTACGACACCAACTCCGCGGTGCTCTTCCCCGAGACCATCGCCGTCCGGGAGGCCCCCGAGCGCTTCAGCTGGGGCGGTATCTTCTGCGACCGCGAGGCCGCCCGCTTCCGGCGGGTGAGCCAGGCCGCCGTACGGGCCCTGGGCATCGAACTCCCCGAGGACATCGCGGAGATGCTGGCCGACCAGAGCCGCTGCCAGGAGGCGTTCGCCCTGTGGGACATGGTCCACGACCGTACCCACAGCCACGGTGACCTGCCCTTCGACCCCTTCATGATCAAGCAGCGGCAGCCGTTCTGGATGTACGGCCTGGAGGAGCTGCGCTGTGATCTCACCGCCTTCAAGGAGGCCGTGAAGCTGGAGGCCGAGGGCGTCGCCCAGGCGCGTGACGTCCAGTACGCCGTGATCTTCGACCGGATGTTCCGCTTCCCGGTCACCGGCGACCGCGTCCGCAACTACGACGGGCTCGGCGGCCAGTTGCTCTTCGCCTACCTCCACCAGCACGACGTCGTACGCTGGACGGACAACACCCTGCACATCGACTGGTCCCGCGCCTCGCAGGTCACCAATCAGCTGTGCGGCGAGATCGAGAAGCTCTACCGCGACGGTATCGACCGCCCCAAGCTGGTCCACTGGTTCAAGGCGTACGAACTGGTGTCCACCTATCTGGCACCGCACCCCGGCTCGGTGTGGGCCAAGGGCCCCGATGCCCTGGACCTGACCCAGCCGCCGCGCAAGCTCGTCGACGACGTGCTCCCCGACGAGTTTCCGCTCAGCATGTTCTACGAGGCGCTCGCCAAGAAGCTGCGTGACGTGGTTGCCTCCACCAAGGGGATCACGGCGGACGCCGACGATGTGCGGGCGGCCGCGTGA
- a CDS encoding glycerophosphodiester phosphodiesterase family protein translates to MTFLTIGHRGVMGVEPENTLRSFVRAEHEGLDVIELDLHLSKDGALVVMHDADVDRTTDGTGPISDRTLAELRELDAGDGERIPVFEEVVDAVRAPLQAEIKDVAAARALAEVMARRDLLDRVDVISFHDEALAEFRSLLPEVRTALVASRYGLDVIDRARAVGAGMLVLNIRRLTLELVERAHAADLRVIGWTVNTPDHLKLARGLGLDGGTTDFPEIRRAARYTA, encoded by the coding sequence TTGACTTTTCTCACCATCGGACACCGCGGAGTGATGGGCGTCGAGCCGGAGAACACCCTGCGCTCGTTCGTCCGCGCCGAGCACGAGGGTCTGGACGTCATCGAGCTGGACCTGCACCTCAGCAAGGACGGCGCGCTCGTGGTGATGCACGACGCCGACGTGGACCGGACGACCGACGGCACGGGGCCGATCAGCGACCGCACCCTCGCCGAGCTGCGCGAGCTGGACGCCGGGGACGGCGAGCGGATCCCGGTCTTCGAGGAGGTCGTGGACGCCGTACGGGCACCGCTCCAGGCCGAGATCAAGGACGTGGCGGCCGCGCGGGCGCTGGCGGAGGTCATGGCCCGGCGCGATCTGCTGGACCGGGTGGATGTGATCTCCTTCCACGACGAGGCCCTCGCCGAGTTCCGCTCCCTGCTGCCGGAGGTGCGCACCGCGCTGGTCGCCAGCCGCTACGGCCTGGACGTGATCGACCGGGCACGGGCGGTGGGCGCCGGGATGCTGGTGCTCAACATCCGCAGGCTGACCCTGGAGCTGGTGGAGCGGGCCCACGCCGCCGACCTCAGGGTCATCGGCTGGACGGTGAACACCCCCGACCATCTGAAACTGGCCCGCGGCCTCGGTCTCGACGGCGGCACCACCGACTTCCCCGAGATCCGGCGGGCGGCGCGCTACACGGCGTAA
- a CDS encoding VOC family protein — protein sequence MVHVLSSRTLLRPTDPERSRAFYGEALGLAVYREFGTGPERGTVYFLGGGYLELSGRSDTPPAPGLQLWLQVADAAAAYKELAARGVEVLRPPQQEPWGLVEMWIADPDGLKIVIVEVPEDHPIRYRPGI from the coding sequence ATGGTGCACGTACTGAGCAGCCGCACACTGCTGCGGCCGACGGACCCCGAGCGCTCCCGGGCGTTCTACGGCGAGGCACTCGGGCTCGCGGTCTACCGCGAGTTCGGGACCGGCCCCGAGCGCGGCACGGTCTACTTCCTGGGCGGCGGCTACCTCGAGCTCTCCGGCCGCTCGGACACCCCGCCCGCGCCGGGCCTCCAGCTGTGGCTCCAGGTCGCGGACGCGGCGGCGGCGTACAAGGAGCTGGCCGCGCGAGGCGTGGAGGTGCTGCGCCCGCCGCAACAGGAGCCCTGGGGGCTGGTCGAGATGTGGATCGCGGACCCGGACGGACTCAAAATCGTTATCGTCGAGGTACCGGAAGATCATCCGATTCGCTACCGACCGGGGATCTAA
- a CDS encoding PPOX class F420-dependent oxidoreductase, with protein MSNAPLPEAAVALLKKANPAVVTTLRPDGQPVSTATWYLWDDGRILVNMDEGRKRLQHIRDDPRVTLTVLDESSWYTHLSVIGRVVELREDKDLADIDRLARHYIGQDYPQRDRARFSAWIGIDRWHGWGEMKDSSQPG; from the coding sequence GTGTCGAATGCCCCGCTTCCCGAGGCCGCCGTCGCCCTGCTGAAGAAGGCCAACCCGGCCGTCGTCACCACGCTGCGGCCCGACGGTCAGCCGGTGTCCACGGCCACCTGGTACCTGTGGGACGACGGCCGGATCCTGGTCAACATGGACGAGGGGCGCAAGCGGCTCCAGCACATCCGCGACGACCCCCGGGTCACGCTCACCGTGCTGGACGAGAGCAGCTGGTACACCCACCTCAGCGTCATCGGCCGCGTCGTCGAGCTGCGGGAGGACAAGGACCTGGCCGATATCGACCGGCTGGCCCGGCACTACATCGGCCAGGACTACCCGCAGCGGGACCGGGCCCGGTTCAGCGCCTGGATCGGGATCGACCGCTGGCACGGCTGGGGTGAGATGAAGGACAGCAGCCAGCCCGGCTGA
- a CDS encoding DUF5134 domain-containing protein has translation MHGPPLVGWLLVVLCAASGAYCLVRMRGEPPGAGRRGAGAEALMGWGTAVMAVPSAVLDPRPWGPPAFAVVFGVAAVRALLLPVRGGAGWSGHHLHHAIGALAMVYMALVMTAGTTGGHEHAGAMTRERMAAGVPLLTGALLAYFAVYVVRCGLRLVPLTDGGADRGADRGARPVSWSRRPELWHACRLSMAIGMFAMLLAL, from the coding sequence GTGCACGGACCTCCGCTTGTCGGCTGGCTGCTGGTGGTGCTGTGCGCGGCCAGCGGTGCGTACTGCCTGGTGCGGATGCGGGGCGAACCGCCGGGCGCGGGGCGGCGGGGCGCGGGGGCCGAGGCGCTGATGGGGTGGGGGACGGCGGTGATGGCGGTGCCGTCCGCCGTGCTGGATCCGCGGCCCTGGGGACCGCCCGCCTTCGCGGTGGTCTTCGGTGTCGCGGCGGTACGGGCCCTGCTGCTCCCGGTGCGCGGGGGCGCGGGGTGGTCCGGGCACCATCTGCACCACGCCATAGGAGCGTTGGCCATGGTCTATATGGCGCTCGTGATGACAGCGGGCACCACGGGCGGTCATGAACACGCCGGTGCCATGACCCGGGAACGGATGGCGGCGGGCGTACCGCTCCTCACCGGGGCGCTGCTCGCCTACTTCGCCGTCTATGTGGTGCGCTGCGGGCTGCGGCTGGTGCCGCTCACGGACGGCGGGGCGGACCGCGGCGCGGACCGCGGCGCGCGCCCCGTCTCCTGGTCGCGGCGGCCCGAGCTGTGGCATGCGTGTCGGCTGTCGATGGCGATCGGGATGTTCGCGATGCTCCTGGCGCTCTAG
- a CDS encoding M56 family metallopeptidase, translated as MMVPLVLMGLGALAAAMAPRLMSRSDWVDREPVLALWVWQCVVVAVLLCCALTMALTAAAASEAVRRNVFAGAPHGVVEAYALTGYGPWAAPVALALASGAVWSAVMLTREICHARAWRKRHRAELLVRSPVLPGEEPAGDRLVVLEGDKPDAWLLPGVTPQLVITTAALRRLKGRRLDAVIAHEQGHARARHHWLLHCSGALAGGFPQVPVFAAFRDEVHRLVELAADDSASRRFGRTTTALALVELNEDSGVFGPCPSGLAQVPQRVDRLLAPASRLPVGRRWRLTAAALLVPVVPLLVTLVPALRVLG; from the coding sequence ATGATGGTCCCGCTCGTACTGATGGGCCTGGGCGCACTGGCGGCGGCAATGGCGCCACGCCTGATGTCCCGCTCCGACTGGGTCGACCGCGAACCCGTGCTCGCCCTCTGGGTGTGGCAGTGCGTCGTCGTCGCCGTGCTGCTGTGCTGTGCGCTCACCATGGCGCTCACCGCCGCGGCCGCCTCGGAGGCCGTACGCAGGAACGTCTTCGCGGGCGCGCCGCACGGTGTGGTGGAGGCGTACGCGCTCACCGGCTACGGGCCGTGGGCCGCGCCGGTGGCCCTCGCCCTCGCTTCCGGGGCCGTGTGGAGCGCGGTGATGCTGACCCGCGAGATCTGCCACGCCCGCGCCTGGCGCAAGCGGCACCGGGCCGAACTCCTCGTGCGTTCCCCGGTGTTGCCCGGTGAGGAGCCCGCCGGGGACCGTCTTGTCGTCCTGGAGGGCGACAAGCCCGACGCGTGGCTGCTGCCGGGCGTCACGCCCCAACTGGTCATCACCACCGCGGCGCTGCGCCGTCTCAAGGGCCGTCGGCTCGACGCCGTCATCGCCCATGAGCAGGGTCACGCGCGCGCCCGGCACCACTGGCTGCTGCACTGCTCGGGCGCGCTGGCCGGCGGCTTCCCGCAGGTGCCGGTCTTCGCGGCGTTCCGTGACGAGGTGCACCGGCTGGTGGAGCTGGCCGCCGACGACTCCGCCTCGCGCCGCTTCGGCCGGACCACCACGGCGCTGGCGCTGGTCGAACTCAACGAGGACAGCGGGGTGTTCGGCCCCTGTCCCAGCGGTCTCGCCCAGGTGCCGCAGCGGGTGGACCGGCTGCTGGCCCCCGCTTCGCGCCTCCCGGTGGGGCGCCGCTGGCGGCTGACGGCCGCGGCGCTGCTCGTACCGGTCGTTCCTCTGCTGGTGACGCTGGTACCGGCGCTGCGGGTGCTGGGCTGA
- a CDS encoding phosphatase PAP2 family protein has product MQPPPIRHPARTSAVLFAFFLLVLALVAASWAPLDRADRDIAVSLHHSAVTHHDSTETARVLSDWVWDPWAMRALLAVVVGWLLWRREWLTAGWVAATAALGTLLQQVIKAAVGRERPHWPDPVDSAHYAAFPSGHALTATVACGLVLWVMALHGARARWRWPVAVAGAVSVIGVGLTRLYLGVHWPSDVLGGWLLGAALVYAAVAVYPYAASRDGERTPSDEGNVRS; this is encoded by the coding sequence ATGCAGCCGCCGCCGATCCGCCACCCCGCCCGCACCTCGGCCGTGCTCTTCGCGTTCTTCCTCCTCGTGCTCGCGCTGGTGGCCGCCTCATGGGCTCCGCTGGACCGCGCCGACCGGGACATCGCGGTGTCCCTCCACCACTCCGCCGTGACGCACCACGACTCGACCGAGACCGCCCGGGTGCTGTCGGACTGGGTCTGGGACCCCTGGGCGATGCGTGCGCTGCTGGCGGTGGTGGTGGGGTGGCTGCTGTGGCGTCGCGAGTGGCTGACGGCCGGATGGGTCGCGGCCACGGCGGCCCTGGGCACGCTGCTCCAGCAGGTGATCAAGGCAGCGGTCGGCCGTGAGCGTCCGCACTGGCCCGATCCGGTGGACTCGGCGCACTACGCCGCCTTCCCGTCCGGCCACGCGCTCACCGCGACCGTCGCCTGCGGGCTGGTGCTCTGGGTGATGGCGCTGCACGGCGCGCGGGCCCGGTGGCGGTGGCCGGTGGCGGTGGCCGGTGCGGTGTCGGTGATCGGTGTGGGCCTCACCCGGCTGTACCTCGGGGTGCACTGGCCCAGCGATGTGCTGGGCGGCTGGCTGCTGGGGGCCGCACTGGTGTACGCCGCCGTCGCCGTGTATCCGTACGCGGCGTCCCGCGACGGCGAGCGCACCCCGTCCGACGAGGGGAACGTGCGGTCCTGA
- a CDS encoding ATP-binding protein, whose product MLTLRSDGASLADARDLVGAFLAEHCPGVDAAAVKTVISELITNAIRHTSGSWSLTAALADGVFSVDVHDSSSSPPVPRPGVPDGTGGWGMHIISRLARQMEVTLTAQGKIVTVQWPATGDIR is encoded by the coding sequence ATGCTGACGCTGCGATCCGACGGGGCATCCCTTGCCGATGCCCGGGATCTCGTCGGCGCGTTCCTCGCCGAACACTGCCCGGGCGTGGACGCGGCGGCGGTGAAGACCGTGATAAGTGAGCTGATCACCAACGCGATCCGGCACACCTCCGGTTCCTGGTCGCTGACGGCGGCACTGGCCGACGGCGTCTTCAGCGTCGATGTCCACGACAGCAGCAGCAGTCCGCCCGTGCCGCGTCCCGGTGTGCCGGACGGCACGGGCGGCTGGGGGATGCACATCATCAGCCGGCTGGCCCGGCAGATGGAGGTCACGCTCACCGCCCAGGGCAAGATCGTCACCGTCCAGTGGCCCGCCACCGGCGACATCCGCTGA
- a CDS encoding HAD family hydrolase codes for MGGVLFDFSGTLFRIESAESWLRAALEMTGTAVPEEELAGYARGLEEAGALPGGAPPVAVPPDLAELWSARDRTAESHRAAYTGLARQVPLPRPELYDALYARHREPAAWRPYPDAAGVLAELRRRGVRIGVVSNIGWDLRPVFRAHGLDPLVDAYALSYEHGVQKPDPRLFRVACDALSLAPHEALMVGDDRRADGGAAAVGCRVHLVEHLPVDRRPDALRAVLELLPDRSGPR; via the coding sequence CTGGGCGGTGTGCTGTTCGACTTCTCCGGGACGCTGTTCCGGATCGAGTCCGCCGAGTCCTGGCTGCGGGCGGCCCTGGAGATGACCGGGACGGCCGTGCCGGAGGAGGAGCTGGCGGGGTACGCGCGCGGTCTGGAGGAGGCCGGGGCGCTGCCGGGTGGTGCGCCGCCGGTCGCGGTGCCGCCGGATCTGGCGGAGCTGTGGAGCGCCCGGGACCGTACCGCCGAGTCGCACCGGGCCGCGTACACGGGACTGGCGCGCCAGGTGCCGCTCCCCCGCCCGGAGTTGTACGACGCCCTCTACGCACGCCACCGGGAGCCCGCCGCCTGGCGGCCGTACCCCGACGCCGCGGGGGTCCTCGCCGAGCTGCGGCGGCGCGGCGTACGGATCGGAGTGGTCAGCAACATCGGCTGGGACCTGCGCCCGGTCTTCCGGGCCCATGGTCTGGATCCGCTGGTGGACGCGTATGCGCTCTCCTACGAGCACGGGGTGCAGAAGCCCGACCCGCGCTTGTTCCGGGTCGCCTGCGACGCGCTGTCCCTGGCGCCGCACGAGGCTCTGATGGTGGGTGACGACCGGCGCGCGGACGGTGGTGCGGCGGCTGTGGGGTGCCGGGTGCACCTGGTCGAACATCTGCCGGTGGACCGGCGCCCGGACGCTCTGCGGGCGGTCCTGGAGCTGCTTCCGGACCGTTCCGGACCCCGTTGA
- a CDS encoding TetR/AcrR family transcriptional regulator: MSPRSASVNEELRRRSQARLLEATVELVGERGYEATTLGDIADRAGAARGLVSYYFPGKRQLFQTAVHRLMHTELARALEREPVPEGEGSGRELLARAIDTILGLARDRPRLMRTHMAGILAAEGFIQCPEQQRLAELLRETVVRYGSADPDGDYRLLRALLMGAVVAVLLPGAPMAPERLRAELFHRYGLDWELGDPPGEEPPGGSV, encoded by the coding sequence ATGTCCCCCCGCAGTGCATCGGTCAATGAGGAGCTGCGCCGCCGTTCCCAGGCCCGTCTGCTGGAGGCGACGGTCGAACTGGTCGGCGAGCGCGGGTACGAGGCGACGACGCTCGGCGATATCGCCGACCGGGCCGGGGCGGCCCGGGGGCTGGTGTCGTACTACTTCCCGGGCAAGCGACAGCTCTTCCAGACCGCCGTGCACCGGCTGATGCACACCGAGCTGGCCAGGGCGCTGGAGCGGGAGCCGGTCCCGGAGGGCGAGGGGTCCGGCCGGGAGCTGCTGGCACGGGCGATCGACACGATCCTGGGGCTGGCCCGGGACCGGCCGCGGCTGATGCGGACACATATGGCGGGGATCCTCGCGGCCGAAGGGTTCATCCAGTGCCCCGAACAGCAGCGGCTGGCCGAGCTGTTGCGCGAGACGGTGGTCCGCTACGGCTCCGCGGACCCCGACGGCGACTACCGGCTGCTGCGGGCGCTGCTGATGGGCGCGGTGGTGGCGGTGCTGCTGCCGGGGGCGCCGATGGCTCCGGAGCGGCTGCGGGCGGAGCTGTTCCACCGCTACGGACTGGACTGGGAGCTCGGTGACCCGCCGGGCGAGGAGCCGCCCGGCGGGTCCGTCTGA